In Crassostrea angulata isolate pt1a10 chromosome 6, ASM2561291v2, whole genome shotgun sequence, a genomic segment contains:
- the LOC128189023 gene encoding TNF receptor-associated factor 4-like isoform X3: protein MRGRISRRHCSGGVSKCPEDDRPLDYAQIYPDEELTTEVMNSLVRCRNVKDGCRWVGKLQILQVHLDECPFDALPCPLRCGAVLPRLDLEDHLEFTCCRRQVVCEFCSKKFPGDVYEKQHSGQCISEVMWCENKCGARLERRFLANHMRNECHKRTVLCQFCSREFVQETLQTHQYQCPRYPVVCPNRCDPTKIPREDLDLHVTELCPSATISCSFRDAGCKHKCPRFSMEKHTAENVQHHLKLMCDLSKTQQTQITQLCNALYSLTHITDGEFIWKISNYKQKFLESAYKSVELVSEPFYTARYGYKMAASVFLNGNGAGEGKYLSVYIKILPGEYDNILEWPFILPISFSIYDQNIDYDLRANITESFVPDPTWKHFQKPVKDTGALGFGYPKFVSHEILKTRDYIKDDSIIIKVKVDSYRNCTSP from the exons TGGTGGGGTGTCCAAATGCCCAGAAGATGACAGACCTTTGGACTATGCACAG ATTTACCCAGATGAGGAGCTAACGACGGAAGTGATGAACAGCCTGGTCAGATGTCGGAACGTCAAAGATGGCTGCCGCTGGGTGGGCAAGCTCCAGATTCTACAG GTACACCTAGATGAGTGTCCGTTTGATGCCCTACCTTGCCCCCTAAGATGTGGTGCAGTGCTGCCCCGCCTAGACTTGGAGGACCACCTGGAATTTACCTGTTGCAGGCGACAGGTGGTGTGTGAATTTTGTTCCAAAAAATTCCCAGGAGATGTCtatgaaaag CAACACTCTGGTCAGTGCATATCGGAGGTCATGTGGTGTGAGAATAAATGTGGTGCCCGGCTCGAGCGCCGCTTCCTGGCCAACCACATGAGGAACGAGTGCCACAAACGGACGGTGCTCTGCCAGTTCTGTAGCAGGGAGTTTGTCCAGGAGACTCTACAG ACCCACCAGTACCAGTGCCCTAGGTACCCTGTGGTGTGCCCCAACAGATGTGACCCCACAAAGATTCCCCGAGAGGACCTTGACCTCCATGTGACAGAACTTTGTCCTTCAGCAACCATTTCCTGTTCCTTCAGAGATGCAGGATGTAAACATAAG TGTCCTAGATTCAGCATGGAAAAGCATACAGCAGAGAATGTACAGCATCATCTTAAACTCATGTGTGACCTCTCAAAAACTCAACAAACTCAAATCACTCAGCTGTGTAATGCCTTATACTCACTCACCCATATCACTGACGGTGAATTCATCTGGAAAATCTCAAACTACAAGCAAAAGTTTTTGGAGTCTGCTTACAAGAGTGTTGAACTTGTCAGTGAGCCATTCTACACAGCCAGATATGGATACAAAATGGCTGCCTCTGTGTTCCTGAATGGAAATGGTGCAGGGGAGGGAAAATACTTGTCCGTGTACATCAAGATTCTCCCCGGGGAGTACGACAACATTCTGGAGTGGCCGTTCATTTTGCCAATTTCGTTTTCGATTTATGACCAGAATATTGACTATGATCTGAGAGCTAACATTACCGAGAGCTTTGTTCCAGATCCGACCTGGAAACATTTTCAGAAACCGGTCAAGGACACAGGTGCACTGGGATTCGGGTACCCCAAGTTTGTGTCCCACGAAATCCTGAAGACAAGAGACTACATCAAAGACGACAGCATCATCatcaaagtgaaagtagacAGTTACAGAAACTGCACGTCTCCATGA
- the LOC128189023 gene encoding TNF receptor-associated factor 4-like isoform X6, giving the protein MNSLVRCRNVKDGCRWVGKLQILQVHLDECPFDALPCPLRCGAVLPRLDLEDHLEFTCCRRQVVCEFCSKKFPGDVYEKQHSGQCISEVMWCENKCGARLERRFLANHMRNECHKRTVLCQFCSREFVQETLQTHQYQCPRYPVVCPNRCDPTKIPREDLDLHVTELCPSATISCSFRDAGCKHKCPRFSMEKHTAENVQHHLKLMCDLSKTQQTQITQLCNALYSLTHITDGEFIWKISNYKQKFLESAYKSVELVSEPFYTARYGYKMAASVFLNGNGAGEGKYLSVYIKILPGEYDNILEWPFILPISFSIYDQNIDYDLRANITESFVPDPTWKHFQKPVKDTGALGFGYPKFVSHEILKTRDYIKDDSIIIKVKVDSYRNCTSP; this is encoded by the exons ATGAACAGCCTGGTCAGATGTCGGAACGTCAAAGATGGCTGCCGCTGGGTGGGCAAGCTCCAGATTCTACAG GTACACCTAGATGAGTGTCCGTTTGATGCCCTACCTTGCCCCCTAAGATGTGGTGCAGTGCTGCCCCGCCTAGACTTGGAGGACCACCTGGAATTTACCTGTTGCAGGCGACAGGTGGTGTGTGAATTTTGTTCCAAAAAATTCCCAGGAGATGTCtatgaaaag CAACACTCTGGTCAGTGCATATCGGAGGTCATGTGGTGTGAGAATAAATGTGGTGCCCGGCTCGAGCGCCGCTTCCTGGCCAACCACATGAGGAACGAGTGCCACAAACGGACGGTGCTCTGCCAGTTCTGTAGCAGGGAGTTTGTCCAGGAGACTCTACAG ACCCACCAGTACCAGTGCCCTAGGTACCCTGTGGTGTGCCCCAACAGATGTGACCCCACAAAGATTCCCCGAGAGGACCTTGACCTCCATGTGACAGAACTTTGTCCTTCAGCAACCATTTCCTGTTCCTTCAGAGATGCAGGATGTAAACATAAG TGTCCTAGATTCAGCATGGAAAAGCATACAGCAGAGAATGTACAGCATCATCTTAAACTCATGTGTGACCTCTCAAAAACTCAACAAACTCAAATCACTCAGCTGTGTAATGCCTTATACTCACTCACCCATATCACTGACGGTGAATTCATCTGGAAAATCTCAAACTACAAGCAAAAGTTTTTGGAGTCTGCTTACAAGAGTGTTGAACTTGTCAGTGAGCCATTCTACACAGCCAGATATGGATACAAAATGGCTGCCTCTGTGTTCCTGAATGGAAATGGTGCAGGGGAGGGAAAATACTTGTCCGTGTACATCAAGATTCTCCCCGGGGAGTACGACAACATTCTGGAGTGGCCGTTCATTTTGCCAATTTCGTTTTCGATTTATGACCAGAATATTGACTATGATCTGAGAGCTAACATTACCGAGAGCTTTGTTCCAGATCCGACCTGGAAACATTTTCAGAAACCGGTCAAGGACACAGGTGCACTGGGATTCGGGTACCCCAAGTTTGTGTCCCACGAAATCCTGAAGACAAGAGACTACATCAAAGACGACAGCATCATCatcaaagtgaaagtagacAGTTACAGAAACTGCACGTCTCCATGA
- the LOC128189023 gene encoding TNF receptor-associated factor 4-like isoform X5: MQKIYPDEELTTEVMNSLVRCRNVKDGCRWVGKLQILQVHLDECPFDALPCPLRCGAVLPRLDLEDHLEFTCCRRQVVCEFCSKKFPGDVYEKQHSGQCISEVMWCENKCGARLERRFLANHMRNECHKRTVLCQFCSREFVQETLQTHQYQCPRYPVVCPNRCDPTKIPREDLDLHVTELCPSATISCSFRDAGCKHKCPRFSMEKHTAENVQHHLKLMCDLSKTQQTQITQLCNALYSLTHITDGEFIWKISNYKQKFLESAYKSVELVSEPFYTARYGYKMAASVFLNGNGAGEGKYLSVYIKILPGEYDNILEWPFILPISFSIYDQNIDYDLRANITESFVPDPTWKHFQKPVKDTGALGFGYPKFVSHEILKTRDYIKDDSIIIKVKVDSYRNCTSP; encoded by the exons ATGCAGAAG ATTTACCCAGATGAGGAGCTAACGACGGAAGTGATGAACAGCCTGGTCAGATGTCGGAACGTCAAAGATGGCTGCCGCTGGGTGGGCAAGCTCCAGATTCTACAG GTACACCTAGATGAGTGTCCGTTTGATGCCCTACCTTGCCCCCTAAGATGTGGTGCAGTGCTGCCCCGCCTAGACTTGGAGGACCACCTGGAATTTACCTGTTGCAGGCGACAGGTGGTGTGTGAATTTTGTTCCAAAAAATTCCCAGGAGATGTCtatgaaaag CAACACTCTGGTCAGTGCATATCGGAGGTCATGTGGTGTGAGAATAAATGTGGTGCCCGGCTCGAGCGCCGCTTCCTGGCCAACCACATGAGGAACGAGTGCCACAAACGGACGGTGCTCTGCCAGTTCTGTAGCAGGGAGTTTGTCCAGGAGACTCTACAG ACCCACCAGTACCAGTGCCCTAGGTACCCTGTGGTGTGCCCCAACAGATGTGACCCCACAAAGATTCCCCGAGAGGACCTTGACCTCCATGTGACAGAACTTTGTCCTTCAGCAACCATTTCCTGTTCCTTCAGAGATGCAGGATGTAAACATAAG TGTCCTAGATTCAGCATGGAAAAGCATACAGCAGAGAATGTACAGCATCATCTTAAACTCATGTGTGACCTCTCAAAAACTCAACAAACTCAAATCACTCAGCTGTGTAATGCCTTATACTCACTCACCCATATCACTGACGGTGAATTCATCTGGAAAATCTCAAACTACAAGCAAAAGTTTTTGGAGTCTGCTTACAAGAGTGTTGAACTTGTCAGTGAGCCATTCTACACAGCCAGATATGGATACAAAATGGCTGCCTCTGTGTTCCTGAATGGAAATGGTGCAGGGGAGGGAAAATACTTGTCCGTGTACATCAAGATTCTCCCCGGGGAGTACGACAACATTCTGGAGTGGCCGTTCATTTTGCCAATTTCGTTTTCGATTTATGACCAGAATATTGACTATGATCTGAGAGCTAACATTACCGAGAGCTTTGTTCCAGATCCGACCTGGAAACATTTTCAGAAACCGGTCAAGGACACAGGTGCACTGGGATTCGGGTACCCCAAGTTTGTGTCCCACGAAATCCTGAAGACAAGAGACTACATCAAAGACGACAGCATCATCatcaaagtgaaagtagacAGTTACAGAAACTGCACGTCTCCATGA
- the LOC128189023 gene encoding TNF receptor-associated factor 4-like isoform X4 — MSWMDVSWGQEIYPDEELTTEVMNSLVRCRNVKDGCRWVGKLQILQVHLDECPFDALPCPLRCGAVLPRLDLEDHLEFTCCRRQVVCEFCSKKFPGDVYEKQHSGQCISEVMWCENKCGARLERRFLANHMRNECHKRTVLCQFCSREFVQETLQTHQYQCPRYPVVCPNRCDPTKIPREDLDLHVTELCPSATISCSFRDAGCKHKCPRFSMEKHTAENVQHHLKLMCDLSKTQQTQITQLCNALYSLTHITDGEFIWKISNYKQKFLESAYKSVELVSEPFYTARYGYKMAASVFLNGNGAGEGKYLSVYIKILPGEYDNILEWPFILPISFSIYDQNIDYDLRANITESFVPDPTWKHFQKPVKDTGALGFGYPKFVSHEILKTRDYIKDDSIIIKVKVDSYRNCTSP; from the exons ATGTCTTGGATGGATGTCAGCTGGGGACAGGAG ATTTACCCAGATGAGGAGCTAACGACGGAAGTGATGAACAGCCTGGTCAGATGTCGGAACGTCAAAGATGGCTGCCGCTGGGTGGGCAAGCTCCAGATTCTACAG GTACACCTAGATGAGTGTCCGTTTGATGCCCTACCTTGCCCCCTAAGATGTGGTGCAGTGCTGCCCCGCCTAGACTTGGAGGACCACCTGGAATTTACCTGTTGCAGGCGACAGGTGGTGTGTGAATTTTGTTCCAAAAAATTCCCAGGAGATGTCtatgaaaag CAACACTCTGGTCAGTGCATATCGGAGGTCATGTGGTGTGAGAATAAATGTGGTGCCCGGCTCGAGCGCCGCTTCCTGGCCAACCACATGAGGAACGAGTGCCACAAACGGACGGTGCTCTGCCAGTTCTGTAGCAGGGAGTTTGTCCAGGAGACTCTACAG ACCCACCAGTACCAGTGCCCTAGGTACCCTGTGGTGTGCCCCAACAGATGTGACCCCACAAAGATTCCCCGAGAGGACCTTGACCTCCATGTGACAGAACTTTGTCCTTCAGCAACCATTTCCTGTTCCTTCAGAGATGCAGGATGTAAACATAAG TGTCCTAGATTCAGCATGGAAAAGCATACAGCAGAGAATGTACAGCATCATCTTAAACTCATGTGTGACCTCTCAAAAACTCAACAAACTCAAATCACTCAGCTGTGTAATGCCTTATACTCACTCACCCATATCACTGACGGTGAATTCATCTGGAAAATCTCAAACTACAAGCAAAAGTTTTTGGAGTCTGCTTACAAGAGTGTTGAACTTGTCAGTGAGCCATTCTACACAGCCAGATATGGATACAAAATGGCTGCCTCTGTGTTCCTGAATGGAAATGGTGCAGGGGAGGGAAAATACTTGTCCGTGTACATCAAGATTCTCCCCGGGGAGTACGACAACATTCTGGAGTGGCCGTTCATTTTGCCAATTTCGTTTTCGATTTATGACCAGAATATTGACTATGATCTGAGAGCTAACATTACCGAGAGCTTTGTTCCAGATCCGACCTGGAAACATTTTCAGAAACCGGTCAAGGACACAGGTGCACTGGGATTCGGGTACCCCAAGTTTGTGTCCCACGAAATCCTGAAGACAAGAGACTACATCAAAGACGACAGCATCATCatcaaagtgaaagtagacAGTTACAGAAACTGCACGTCTCCATGA
- the LOC128189023 gene encoding TNF receptor-associated factor 4-like isoform X2: protein MGVEEIQRNDLYRASLKLLQHIKHGGVSKCPEDDRPLDYAQIYPDEELTTEVMNSLVRCRNVKDGCRWVGKLQILQVHLDECPFDALPCPLRCGAVLPRLDLEDHLEFTCCRRQVVCEFCSKKFPGDVYEKQHSGQCISEVMWCENKCGARLERRFLANHMRNECHKRTVLCQFCSREFVQETLQTHQYQCPRYPVVCPNRCDPTKIPREDLDLHVTELCPSATISCSFRDAGCKHKCPRFSMEKHTAENVQHHLKLMCDLSKTQQTQITQLCNALYSLTHITDGEFIWKISNYKQKFLESAYKSVELVSEPFYTARYGYKMAASVFLNGNGAGEGKYLSVYIKILPGEYDNILEWPFILPISFSIYDQNIDYDLRANITESFVPDPTWKHFQKPVKDTGALGFGYPKFVSHEILKTRDYIKDDSIIIKVKVDSYRNCTSP from the exons TGGTGGGGTGTCCAAATGCCCAGAAGATGACAGACCTTTGGACTATGCACAG ATTTACCCAGATGAGGAGCTAACGACGGAAGTGATGAACAGCCTGGTCAGATGTCGGAACGTCAAAGATGGCTGCCGCTGGGTGGGCAAGCTCCAGATTCTACAG GTACACCTAGATGAGTGTCCGTTTGATGCCCTACCTTGCCCCCTAAGATGTGGTGCAGTGCTGCCCCGCCTAGACTTGGAGGACCACCTGGAATTTACCTGTTGCAGGCGACAGGTGGTGTGTGAATTTTGTTCCAAAAAATTCCCAGGAGATGTCtatgaaaag CAACACTCTGGTCAGTGCATATCGGAGGTCATGTGGTGTGAGAATAAATGTGGTGCCCGGCTCGAGCGCCGCTTCCTGGCCAACCACATGAGGAACGAGTGCCACAAACGGACGGTGCTCTGCCAGTTCTGTAGCAGGGAGTTTGTCCAGGAGACTCTACAG ACCCACCAGTACCAGTGCCCTAGGTACCCTGTGGTGTGCCCCAACAGATGTGACCCCACAAAGATTCCCCGAGAGGACCTTGACCTCCATGTGACAGAACTTTGTCCTTCAGCAACCATTTCCTGTTCCTTCAGAGATGCAGGATGTAAACATAAG TGTCCTAGATTCAGCATGGAAAAGCATACAGCAGAGAATGTACAGCATCATCTTAAACTCATGTGTGACCTCTCAAAAACTCAACAAACTCAAATCACTCAGCTGTGTAATGCCTTATACTCACTCACCCATATCACTGACGGTGAATTCATCTGGAAAATCTCAAACTACAAGCAAAAGTTTTTGGAGTCTGCTTACAAGAGTGTTGAACTTGTCAGTGAGCCATTCTACACAGCCAGATATGGATACAAAATGGCTGCCTCTGTGTTCCTGAATGGAAATGGTGCAGGGGAGGGAAAATACTTGTCCGTGTACATCAAGATTCTCCCCGGGGAGTACGACAACATTCTGGAGTGGCCGTTCATTTTGCCAATTTCGTTTTCGATTTATGACCAGAATATTGACTATGATCTGAGAGCTAACATTACCGAGAGCTTTGTTCCAGATCCGACCTGGAAACATTTTCAGAAACCGGTCAAGGACACAGGTGCACTGGGATTCGGGTACCCCAAGTTTGTGTCCCACGAAATCCTGAAGACAAGAGACTACATCAAAGACGACAGCATCATCatcaaagtgaaagtagacAGTTACAGAAACTGCACGTCTCCATGA